One segment of Panthera leo isolate Ple1 chromosome A3, P.leo_Ple1_pat1.1, whole genome shotgun sequence DNA contains the following:
- the TMEM230 gene encoding transmembrane protein 230 isoform X1: MMPSRTNLATGIPSSKVKYSRLSSTDDGYIDLQFKKSPPKIPYKAIALATVLFLIGAFLIIIGSLLLAGYISKGGADRAVPVLIIGILVFLPGFYHLRIAYYASKGYRGYSYDDIPDFDD; encoded by the exons ATGATGCCGTCTCGTACCAACCTGGCTACTGGAATCCCCAGTAGTAAAGTGAAATACTCAAGGCTCTCCAGCACAGACGATGGTTACATTGACCTTCAG tTTAAGAAGAGCCCTCCTAAGATCCCATATAAGGCCATTGCACTTGCTACGGTGCTGTTTTTGATTGGCGCTTTTCTCATTATCATAGGCTCCCTCCTGTTGGCAGGCTATATCAGCAAAGGG GGGGCAGACCGGGCCGTTCCCGTCCTGATCATTGGCATCCTGGTGTTCCTGCCAGGATTTTACCACCTGCGCATCGCCTACTATGCATCCAAAGGCTACCGGGGTTACTCCTACGATGACATTCCAGATTTTGATGACTAG
- the PCNA gene encoding proliferating cell nuclear antigen yields the protein MFEARLVQGSILKKVLEALKDLINEACWDISSSGVNLQSMDSSHVSLVQLTLRSEGFDTYRCDRNLAMGVNLTSMSKILKCAGNEDIITLRAEDNADTLALVFEAPNQEKVSDYEMKLMDLDVEQLGIPEQEYSCVVKMPSGEFARICRDLSHIGDAVVISCAKDGVKFSASGELGNGNIKLSQTSNVDKEEEAVTIEMNEPVQLTFALRYLNFFTKATPLSPTVTLSMSADVPLVVEYKIADMGHLKYYLAPKIEDEEGS from the exons ATGTTCGAGGCGCGCCTGGTCCAGGGCTCCATCCTGAAGAAGGTGCTGGAGGCACTTAAGGATCTCATCAACGAGGCCTGCTGGGACATAAGCTCGAGCGGCGTAAACCTGCAGAGCATGGACTCCTCCCATGTCTCCCTGGTGCAGCTCACCCTGCGTTCCGAGGGCTTCGACACATACCGCTGCGACCGCAACTTGGCCATGGGTGTGAACCTCACCAG CATGTCCAAAATACTAAAATGTGCTGGCAATGAAGACATCATTACACTAAGGGCGGAAGATAATGCAGACACCCTGGCACTTGTATTCGAAGCTCCAA ACCAAGAAAAGGTCTCAGACTATGAAATGAAGTTAATGGATTTAGATGTTGAACAACTTGGAATTCCA gaaCAAGAGTATAGCTGTGTAGTAAAGATGCCTTCTGGTGAATTTGCACGTATATGCCGAGATCTCAGTCATATTGGAGATGCTGTTGTAATTTCCTGTGCAAAAGATGGAGTGAAGTTTTCTGCAAGTGGAGAACtaggaaatggaaatattaagTTGTCACAAACAAGTAATGTCGATAAAGAGGAGGAAGCT gtTACCATAGAGATGAATGAGCCTGTTCAGCTAACTTTTGCACTGAGATACCTGAACTTCTTTACAAAAGCCACTCCACTCTCTCCTACAGTAACACTCAGTATGTCTGCAGATGTACCCCTTG TTGTAGAGTATAAAATTGCAGATATGGGACATTTAAAGTACTATTTGGCTCCCAAGATCGAGGATGAAGAAGGATCTTAG
- the TMEM230 gene encoding transmembrane protein 230 isoform X2 produces the protein MVTLTFREKLTAKASRLWESSFFPDVMRSNLLKFKKSPPKIPYKAIALATVLFLIGAFLIIIGSLLLAGYISKGGADRAVPVLIIGILVFLPGFYHLRIAYYASKGYRGYSYDDIPDFDD, from the exons ATGGTTACATTGACCTTCAG GGAGAAACTAACTGCTAAAGCCAGCAGATTGTGGgaatcttccttctttcctgatgTCATGAGATCCAATTTATTAAAG tTTAAGAAGAGCCCTCCTAAGATCCCATATAAGGCCATTGCACTTGCTACGGTGCTGTTTTTGATTGGCGCTTTTCTCATTATCATAGGCTCCCTCCTGTTGGCAGGCTATATCAGCAAAGGG GGGGCAGACCGGGCCGTTCCCGTCCTGATCATTGGCATCCTGGTGTTCCTGCCAGGATTTTACCACCTGCGCATCGCCTACTATGCATCCAAAGGCTACCGGGGTTACTCCTACGATGACATTCCAGATTTTGATGACTAG